Proteins from a genomic interval of Candidatus Methylomirabilota bacterium:
- a CDS encoding tetratricopeptide repeat protein has protein sequence MLTAAQWIAIGAIGLPALALVLWPLLRGGSGGTAGPSATPPDRRLELAEEKASTYRALNELTFDHESGSLSDDDFQALRDRYEGRAADLLTKLDALGGVPAPPAVERATPAPGAWTRSPAAITVGGMALLALGIALGVGVSRYSAPDPTAVPPVGGMPGPALTDPGPLLPGAPGTGAAGAGAAALRPIPPEIMARMLQAARESLNAGRYPEAIAAYQAVLKRDETNVDAMTHLALIVAMGGHADAALETFDKALKIDPKYTPALMYKGQVLYEVKQDYAGAIKAWERFVTLMPPGEDRRRVAVLIEEARTKAPRR, from the coding sequence GTGCTGACCGCCGCGCAGTGGATCGCCATCGGCGCGATCGGCCTGCCCGCGCTCGCGCTCGTCCTCTGGCCGCTTCTTCGGGGCGGGAGCGGAGGGACAGCCGGCCCGTCCGCGACGCCGCCCGACCGCCGGCTCGAGCTTGCCGAAGAGAAGGCCTCGACCTACCGCGCCCTCAACGAGCTCACCTTCGACCACGAGTCGGGCTCGCTCTCGGACGACGACTTCCAGGCGCTCCGGGACCGGTACGAGGGTCGCGCCGCCGACCTGCTGACCAAGCTCGATGCCCTGGGCGGCGTTCCGGCCCCGCCTGCCGTCGAGCGCGCGACGCCGGCCCCCGGCGCCTGGACCCGGAGCCCCGCCGCCATCACCGTCGGCGGCATGGCGCTCCTCGCATTGGGCATCGCGCTCGGTGTGGGCGTGAGCCGGTACAGCGCGCCCGACCCCACCGCTGTCCCGCCGGTTGGCGGCATGCCCGGCCCAGCCCTGACAGATCCCGGCCCGCTCCTGCCCGGGGCGCCCGGCACCGGGGCCGCTGGCGCCGGGGCCGCCGCCCTCAGGCCCATCCCACCCGAGATCATGGCCAGGATGCTCCAGGCAGCGCGCGAGAGCCTGAATGCGGGCCGCTACCCGGAGGCCATCGCGGCCTACCAGGCCGTGCTCAAGCGCGACGAGACGAACGTCGACGCGATGACGCACCTTGCCCTGATCGTGGCGATGGGCGGCCACGCTGACGCCGCGCTCGAGACCTTCGACAAGGCGCTCAAGATCGACCCGAAGTACACCCCGGCGCTCATGTACAAGGGCCAGGTGCTCTACGAGGTCAAGCAGGACTACGCCGGCGCCATCAAGGCATGGGAGCGCTTCGTCACGCTCATGCCCCCCGGCGAGGACCGCCGGCGCGTCGCCGTCCTCATCGAGGAAGCCCGGACCAAAGCCCCTCGCCGCTAG
- a CDS encoding RraA family protein: protein MPLTTQQINALKKITSPSVANAIETFKVRPREEGNVSSEIRGLFPELGPLVGHAATCLIRAEHGPIEGHRASLFGWWDFVMSIPAPRVIVVHDLDEPRGQGAQWGEVQANIHRAMGCVGVVTDGSVRDLDEVRALKFQFAAAHISVSHANVHMVDFGIPVKVGGVWIKPGDIVHFDQHGVVTIPPEIAGGIPEAIAKVEADEKKIISTCQAPGFTPDKLKELYKQIRPGTY, encoded by the coding sequence GTGCCGCTCACGACGCAGCAGATCAACGCTCTCAAGAAGATCACCAGCCCCAGCGTGGCCAACGCCATCGAGACATTCAAGGTCAGGCCGCGCGAGGAGGGCAACGTCTCCTCGGAGATCCGCGGGCTCTTCCCCGAGTTGGGCCCTCTGGTCGGCCACGCCGCCACCTGCCTGATCCGGGCCGAGCACGGCCCGATCGAGGGGCACCGCGCGAGCCTCTTCGGCTGGTGGGACTTCGTCATGAGCATCCCCGCCCCGCGCGTCATCGTCGTCCACGACCTCGACGAGCCGCGCGGCCAGGGCGCCCAGTGGGGCGAGGTCCAGGCCAACATCCACCGCGCCATGGGCTGCGTCGGCGTGGTGACGGACGGCTCCGTGCGAGACCTCGACGAGGTCCGCGCGCTCAAGTTCCAGTTCGCCGCTGCCCACATCTCCGTTTCCCACGCCAACGTCCACATGGTGGACTTCGGCATTCCCGTCAAGGTGGGCGGCGTCTGGATCAAGCCGGGCGACATCGTCCACTTCGACCAGCACGGCGTGGTCACGATCCCGCCCGAGATCGCGGGCGGCATCCCCGAAGCCATCGCCAAGGTCGAGGCCGACGAGAAGAAGATCATCTCCACCTGCCAGGCGCCGGGCTTCACGCCCGACAAGCTGAAGGAGCTCTACAAGCAGATCCGGCCCGGGACCTATTGA
- the ligA gene encoding NAD-dependent DNA ligase LigA gives MTKTKDAAEKIEALREAIHRHNYLYYVEDRPEISDAEYDRLLRELRALEEAHPELITPDSPTQGVGGRVGPAFAPVEHLVAMLSLDNAMSPADLREFEARIRRALPQARFDFVCEPKIDGLGVALLYERGRFTRGATRGDGRVGEDITQNLRTIKAIPSTLHGTLKDAKRLEVRGEVYMPREAFARLNARLEEAGEPTFANPRNAAAGAVRQKDPAITATRPLEIFLYHASVLEPVLFDSHWERLEALKESGFEVNPRSERCPDIDAVIAYCRRLEAERDALEYDADGAVVKVNDLEQQRRLGATAHHPRWAIAFKFAARQATTQVKGITINVGKTGALTPTAQLEPVELAGVTVSNVSLHNEDEVRKKDVRVGDTVLIERAGDVIPYLVQVVTAKRPAGAKPFHMPRACPVCGAPAERPEGEAIWRCTNVACPAQLKERLFHWGGRRAMDIEHLGEVVITQLVDRELCRDFGDLYELDVPQLAGLERMAEKSATNLVEAIQTSKGRGLSRVLNGLGIRMVGERAAQLLAARFGSMERLEKATGDDINEISGIGPKIARSVSRFFLEDRNRKIIRHLREVGVDLSEKGVSDKPGPLTGKTLVLTGGLRGMTRDEAKDAILRLGGRVTGTVSRKTDYVIAGEDPGGKADDAKRLGVTLLDEAQFLSLIGRSK, from the coding sequence ATGACGAAGACAAAGGATGCCGCCGAAAAGATCGAGGCGCTCCGCGAGGCCATCCACCGGCACAATTACCTCTACTACGTCGAAGACCGCCCCGAGATCTCCGACGCCGAGTACGACCGCCTCCTGCGCGAGCTCCGCGCGCTCGAAGAGGCGCACCCCGAGCTGATCACGCCCGACAGCCCGACCCAGGGCGTGGGCGGGCGCGTCGGACCGGCCTTCGCGCCCGTCGAGCACCTGGTGGCCATGCTCTCGCTGGACAACGCGATGAGCCCGGCTGACCTGCGCGAGTTCGAGGCGCGCATCCGCCGGGCGCTTCCTCAGGCCAGGTTCGATTTCGTCTGCGAGCCCAAGATCGACGGCCTCGGCGTGGCGCTCCTCTACGAGCGCGGGCGGTTCACGCGCGGCGCCACTCGCGGAGACGGCCGGGTCGGCGAGGACATCACGCAGAACCTGCGCACCATCAAGGCCATCCCCTCGACCCTTCACGGAACGCTCAAGGACGCGAAGCGGCTCGAGGTCCGCGGCGAGGTGTACATGCCGCGCGAGGCCTTCGCCCGGCTCAACGCCAGGCTCGAGGAGGCCGGCGAGCCGACGTTTGCCAATCCCCGGAACGCCGCCGCCGGCGCGGTGAGGCAGAAGGACCCGGCGATCACGGCGACGCGCCCGCTCGAGATCTTCCTCTACCATGCGAGCGTCCTCGAGCCCGTGCTCTTCGACTCTCACTGGGAGCGGCTCGAGGCCCTCAAGGAAAGCGGCTTCGAGGTCAACCCGCGGTCGGAGCGGTGCCCCGACATCGATGCCGTGATCGCCTACTGCCGGCGCCTGGAGGCGGAGCGGGACGCGCTCGAGTACGATGCCGACGGCGCCGTCGTCAAGGTCAACGACCTCGAGCAGCAGCGCAGGCTCGGCGCCACGGCGCACCACCCGCGCTGGGCCATCGCCTTCAAGTTCGCCGCCCGCCAGGCGACGACACAGGTCAAGGGCATCACGATCAACGTGGGCAAAACGGGTGCGCTCACGCCGACCGCCCAGCTCGAGCCCGTCGAGCTGGCCGGCGTCACCGTGAGCAATGTCAGCCTCCACAACGAGGACGAGGTGCGCAAGAAGGACGTGCGCGTGGGCGACACCGTCCTCATCGAGCGCGCCGGCGACGTCATCCCCTACCTGGTCCAGGTCGTCACCGCTAAGCGGCCGGCCGGCGCCAAGCCCTTCCACATGCCGCGGGCGTGCCCCGTCTGCGGCGCGCCCGCCGAGCGGCCCGAGGGCGAGGCCATCTGGCGCTGCACCAACGTCGCCTGCCCGGCGCAGCTCAAGGAGCGGCTCTTCCACTGGGGTGGGAGGCGCGCGATGGACATCGAGCACTTGGGCGAGGTCGTTATCACCCAGCTCGTGGACCGGGAGCTCTGCAGGGACTTCGGCGACCTCTACGAGCTCGACGTCCCACAGCTGGCGGGGCTCGAGCGCATGGCGGAAAAGTCGGCGACCAATCTCGTCGAGGCCATCCAGACCTCCAAGGGCCGCGGGCTCTCCCGCGTCCTCAACGGCCTCGGCATCCGCATGGTGGGCGAGCGCGCCGCGCAGCTCCTGGCCGCCCGCTTCGGCAGCATGGAGCGCCTCGAGAAGGCGACCGGGGACGACATCAACGAGATCTCCGGGATCGGGCCCAAGATCGCCCGCTCAGTCTCCCGCTTCTTCTTGGAGGATCGGAACCGGAAGATCATCCGCCACCTCCGCGAGGTCGGCGTCGACCTCTCCGAGAAAGGCGTCTCGGACAAGCCCGGTCCCCTCACGGGCAAGACGCTCGTCCTCACGGGCGGGCTCCGCGGCATGACGCGGGATGAAGCCAAGGACGCGATCCTGCGCCTCGGCGGGCGCGTCACGGGCACGGTCTCCAGGAAGACGGACTACGTGATCGCGGGTGAGGACCCCGGCGGGAAGGCCGACGACGCCAAGCGACTCGGCGTGACCCTGTTGGACGAGGCGCAGTTCCTCTCGCTCATCGGGCGGTCGAAGTGA
- a CDS encoding tetratricopeptide repeat protein — protein MLALALGLALLTPAAADAQDKPRPSREQALRDLGSTDVEARRLAAAWMGELGAPADLPALFKTLRDLDDLVRALSESSIWQVWSRSGDPKVDGLFAAGVEQMNHGQGQAAIDTFSQIIRLKPEFAEGWNKRATVYFFIGEYDKSLRDCDEVIKRNPKHWGALSGYGQIYLQLDKPEQALAYFQRALAANPNLQQIEQMIEQLKQALIEKRKGTI, from the coding sequence ATGCTCGCCCTGGCTCTCGGCCTGGCGCTCCTCACGCCGGCCGCGGCGGACGCCCAGGACAAGCCGCGCCCCTCGCGGGAGCAGGCGCTCCGCGATCTCGGCAGCACCGACGTCGAGGCGCGCCGCCTCGCCGCCGCCTGGATGGGCGAGCTCGGCGCGCCCGCCGATCTGCCCGCCCTCTTCAAGACGCTTCGCGACCTGGACGACCTTGTGCGGGCCCTGTCGGAGAGCTCGATCTGGCAGGTGTGGAGTCGCTCGGGCGATCCGAAGGTGGACGGGCTCTTCGCCGCCGGCGTCGAGCAGATGAACCACGGGCAGGGGCAGGCTGCGATCGACACGTTCAGCCAGATCATCAGGCTCAAGCCCGAGTTCGCCGAGGGGTGGAACAAGCGGGCGACGGTCTACTTCTTCATCGGCGAGTACGACAAGTCGCTCCGCGACTGCGACGAGGTGATCAAGCGCAACCCGAAGCACTGGGGGGCGCTCTCGGGCTACGGCCAGATCTACCTCCAGCTCGACAAGCCCGAGCAGGCGCTCGCCTACTTCCAGCGCGCGCTCGCCGCCAATCCCAACCTCCAGCAGATCGAGCAGATGATCGAGCAGCTCAAGCAGGCGCTCATCGAGAAGCGCAAAGGCACCATTTAA